A window of Diabrotica virgifera virgifera chromosome 9, PGI_DIABVI_V3a contains these coding sequences:
- the LOC126891332 gene encoding uncharacterized protein LOC126891332, producing the protein MPNFYKRKTSQQSWDEKAMAEALTACQGGLSIHSSAKQYNIPSTTLFRRLKRPPEERLVKQLGRFRCVFTVDQERMLVDYILKMEERLFGLTISDLKYLTYEFAIRNNIEHRFNNEKKEAGKVWLLGFMKRHPVLSLRLPEKTSAARASAFNAVSVGKFFDLLEDLYQKHNYKPNRIYNCDETGISTVPNKPSKIISKKGKKQVGVLSSAERGTLTTAAICFNAAGEYIPPALIFPRVRHHLTFDIGVSLNTKIFTHASGWMQTEIFTAWFHHFIKFAKPTSEDRVLLILDGHSTHIKNIEVLELAKKNFVDILVLPPHCTHRLQPLDVSFMYPMSTFYKQAVRVWLRTHPGKVVTIHDVGPLFGEAYLKAASMATAISGFKKTGIWPFERPDPNVFVAADTTDRPGPLLATSNLPSASTPVSNDILLHKTIVSPADILPIPRVASNIENPTKKRARSGKTVVATSTPFIEELKNLKAPTPKNPTKKVTKQLFQSDSEEEDDANISIYSDTDSGSELDLPVQIPTIKTEDIKEGIYVAVEYNGQTFPGLVISKSGESASVKCMERTQKYLKWPNKDDVLDYNIKDIKMIINEPKQLRRGFFNVPELCLYA; encoded by the coding sequence ATGCCTAATTTTTACAAACGAAAGACTTCGCAGCAGAGTTGGGACGAGAAGGCAATGGCTGAGGCTCTAACTGCATGTCAAGGTGGTTTATCAATTCATTCTTCTGCAAAACAATATAACATTCCATCGACAACTCTTTTTAGAAGATTAAAGCGACCACCAGAAGAACGTTTAGTGAAGCAACTTGGACGATTCCGTTGCGTGTTCACGGTAGATCAAGAGAGGATGTTGGTAGACTATATTCTTAAAATGGAAGAACGCCTGTTTGGGCTAACTATTTCTGACTTAAAATATCTTACCTACGAGTTTGCCATACGAAATAACATTGAACATAGATTCAATAATGAGAAGAAAGAAGCTGGTAAAGTATGGTTGCTTGGTTTCATGAAACGGCACCCAGTTCTTTCACTTCGACTTCCAGAAAAAACGTCAGCAGCGCGAGCGTCAGCATTTAACGCAGTTAGTGTCGGAAAGTTCTTTGATTTATTGGAAGACTTATACCAAAAACACAACTACAAACCTAACCGCATCTATAATTGTGACGAAACCGGAATCTCTACCGTGCCAAATAAGCCTTCAAAGATTATTTCAAAAAAGGGGAAAAAGCAAGTAGGAGTTTTATCATCAGCTGAAAGAGGTACGCTTACAACTGCAGCAATTTGCTTCAACGCTGCAGGGGAATACATCCCTCCTGCTCTTATTTTTCCACGGGTGAGACATCACTTGACATTCGACATTGGAGTTTCTCTGAATACCAAAATTTTCACGCATGCTTCTGGATGGATGCAGACCGAAATCTTTACGGCTTGGTTTcaccattttattaaatttgcgaAGCCTACCTCCGAGGACAGGGTTTTACTAATTTTAGATGGCCATTCAACCCACATAAAAAACATTGAAGTCTTAGAGCTTGCTAAGAAAAACTTTGTAGACATCCTGGTGCTACCACCACATTGCACACATCGACTTCAGCCACTGGACGTATCATTTATGTATCCCATGTCGACCTTCTATAAACAGGCAGTGCGAGTTTGGCTGCGAACCCACCCGGGGAAAGTTGTGACGATTCATGATGTCGGTCCTCTCTTCGGAGAAGCTTACTTGAAGGCAGCTAGTATGGCAACAGCTATCTCAGGATTTAAGAAGACGGGTATTTGGCCGTTTGAGAGACCTGATCCAAACGTTTTCGTGGCTGCAGATACAACTGATCGTCCTGGGCCTCTACTCGCTACATCTAACCTGCCATCAGCGTCCACTCCAGTGTCAAATGACATTCTCCTCCATAAGACTATTGTTAGTCCTGCGGATATTTTACCTATCCCACGGGTCGCTTCAAATATCGAAAATCCAACGAAGAAAAGGGCTCGATCAGGAAAAACTGTAGTAGCAACTTCTACCCCTTTTATTGAAGAGTTAAAGAATTTGAAGGCTCCGACCCCAAAAAATCCAACCAAGAAAGTTACGAAGCAACTATTTCAAAGCGACAGCGAAGAAGAAGATGATGCAAACATCAGCATTTATAGTGACACCGACAGCGGTTCAGAGTTGGACCTACCAGTTCAAATTCCTACCATAAAAACAGAAGATATTAAGGAAGGGATATATGTAGCTGTAGAGTACAACGGACAAACATTTCCCGGTTTAGTAATTTCAAAATCAGGTGAATCAGCGTCTGTAAAGTGTATGGAAAGGACGCAAAAATATTTGAAATGGCCTAATAAAGATGATGTATTAGATTACAACATTAAGGACATTAAAATGATTATTAATGAACCAAAACAGTTAAGACGAGGGTTTTTCAATGTTCCTGAGCTCTGTTTATATGCTTAg